From a region of the Mytilus galloprovincialis chromosome 3, xbMytGall1.hap1.1, whole genome shotgun sequence genome:
- the LOC143066603 gene encoding lysosomal proton-coupled steroid conjugate and bile acid symporter SLC46A3-like: MAVSISPLLRSVLSRLVSPVEQGSLFACISSSEFLLTSLAQLFYGIVYKETVSYLPGLVFLITAGILVIELCLSIVLRSIMSKEPITVTGTEK; the protein is encoded by the exons ATGGCAGTCTCGATTTCCCCCTTACTAAGATCGGTTCTTTCAAGGCTTGTGTCACCAGTTGAACAAG gaAGCCTTTTTGCTTGTATTAGTAGTTCTGAATTTTTGCTGACGTCTCTTGCACAACTGTTTTATGGTATTGTTTACAAAGAGACTGTTAGCTATCTTCCAGGCTTGGTGTTCTTGATAACGGCTGGAATTCTAGTCATAGAATTATGTTTATCTAT agtTTTACGCAGTATTATGTCCAAAGAACCAATAACTGTTACCGGAACAGAAAAATGA